A window of Microcystis aeruginosa FD4 contains these coding sequences:
- the rpmG gene encoding 50S ribosomal protein L33 produces the protein MASKKGVRLIITVECTECRSNPDKRTPGVSRYTTSKNRRNTTGRLEIKKYCPHCNKHTVHKEIK, from the coding sequence ATGGCTAGTAAAAAAGGCGTTCGCCTAATCATCACTGTAGAATGCACGGAATGCCGCAGTAATCCCGATAAGCGTACCCCCGGCGTTTCTCGCTACACCACCAGCAAAAACCGTCGCAATACCACCGGCAGACTGGAAATCAAGAAATACTGTCCCCACTGCAATAAGCACACCGTCCACAAGGAAATTAAGTAA
- a CDS encoding Nif11-like leader peptide family natural product precursor translates to MSKNQVFDFFALAAKNEELGQKMRSTQDPQQLLEIARSQGFDFSLPELEAALKSLHESPDFFQKLAHAVLEVFSPNHDNYPSIGVQPYEGEIDR, encoded by the coding sequence ATGTCTAAAAATCAAGTGTTCGACTTCTTCGCCTTAGCCGCTAAAAACGAAGAATTGGGTCAAAAAATGCGCTCAACCCAAGATCCTCAGCAATTACTAGAGATAGCTCGCTCGCAAGGCTTCGATTTCTCCCTTCCTGAATTAGAAGCGGCACTCAAATCCTTGCACGAGAGTCCCGACTTTTTCCAAAAGTTAGCTCATGCAGTGTTAGAAGTTTTCAGTCCTAACCACGATAATTATCCCTCGATCGGTGTCCAACCCTACGAAGGCGAGATCGATCGCTAG
- a CDS encoding type II toxin-antitoxin system PemK/MazF family toxin, translating to MVERFAVVLVELDPTRGSELQKTRPCVIVSPREINARLRTVVIAPITSTVKKYPTRIPIDQKNVQGSIALDQIRAIDKTRIVAQISHLDEQMAMLVAERLVEFFHY from the coding sequence ATGGTAGAAAGATTTGCCGTAGTTCTAGTAGAACTCGATCCGACTAGGGGTTCTGAACTGCAAAAAACCCGACCTTGTGTTATTGTTTCCCCTAGGGAGATCAATGCTCGGTTGAGAACAGTAGTTATTGCTCCAATCACCAGTACGGTTAAAAAATACCCAACCAGAATCCCGATTGATCAAAAAAATGTGCAAGGCAGTATTGCCTTAGACCAAATTAGAGCGATTGACAAAACCAGAATCGTCGCTCAAATTAGCCATCTCGACGAACAAATGGCAATGTTAGTGGCTGAGCGCTTGGTTGAATTTTTTCACTACTAA
- a CDS encoding flavin prenyltransferase UbiX has translation MKELSKPLILGVTGASGLIYAVRTLKYLLLADYTIDLVASKSAYTVWQAEDNIRMPPEPELQEQFWRSQCGVMEGGKLRCHRWGDVGATIASGSYRTLGMVIIPCSMSTVAKLAGGLSSDLLERAADVQIKEGRKLVLVPRETPFSLIHLRNLTTLAEAGVRIVPAIPAWYHHPQSIEDLVDFVIARTLDQLDIDCVTINRWQGH, from the coding sequence TTGAAGGAATTATCTAAACCGCTAATTTTGGGCGTGACGGGGGCATCAGGGCTGATTTATGCCGTCCGTACTCTCAAATATCTACTTTTAGCCGACTACACGATCGATCTAGTGGCCTCCAAATCAGCTTACACTGTCTGGCAAGCGGAAGATAATATTCGGATGCCTCCAGAACCGGAGCTGCAAGAACAATTTTGGCGCAGTCAATGCGGGGTGATGGAGGGGGGAAAATTACGCTGTCATCGTTGGGGTGATGTGGGAGCAACGATCGCCAGTGGTTCCTATCGCACCCTTGGTATGGTAATTATTCCCTGTAGCATGAGTACAGTGGCCAAATTAGCGGGGGGATTAAGTTCCGATTTACTAGAAAGAGCGGCCGATGTGCAGATTAAGGAGGGCAGAAAATTGGTTTTAGTGCCGCGAGAAACCCCCTTTAGTTTAATTCATCTGCGTAATTTAACTACTTTAGCCGAGGCGGGCGTTAGAATTGTGCCAGCAATACCGGCATGGTATCATCATCCCCAATCGATCGAGGATTTGGTCGATTTTGTTATCGCTCGTACTCTCGATCAGTTAGATATCGATTGTGTGACAATTAATCGCTGGCAAGGACATTGA
- a CDS encoding AbrB/MazE/SpoVT family DNA-binding domain-containing protein, producing the protein MLLKIVQIGNSQGITIPQAIMEQCELTDEVEAIVEGKKIILSAKKKVREGWAELFDDEPIEAELQDWLGVENEFERENQW; encoded by the coding sequence ATGTTGTTGAAAATCGTACAAATCGGCAATTCTCAAGGAATTACAATTCCTCAAGCGATTATGGAACAGTGCGAACTCACTGATGAAGTCGAAGCGATAGTCGAGGGTAAAAAAATTATTCTGAGTGCTAAAAAGAAGGTGAGAGAGGGTTGGGCTGAGTTGTTTGATGACGAACCCATCGAAGCAGAGTTACAGGATTGGTTAGGGGTGGAAAATGAGTTTGAGCGAGAAAACCAATGGTAG
- a CDS encoding type II toxin-antitoxin system RelE family toxin, whose translation MPKNDQIPILEALDTLISDSTKLDIKPLYGRDELRLRVGKYRVLFFEDRDNNLYVITTIKPRGDVYK comes from the coding sequence ATGCCAAAAAATGACCAAATTCCTATTCTTGAAGCTTTGGATACTTTGATTTCGGATTCTACAAAATTAGATATTAAACCCCTTTACGGAAGAGATGAACTAAGATTGCGAGTGGGTAAGTATCGAGTGTTGTTTTTTGAAGATAGAGATAACAATCTATACGTCATTACAACTATTAAACCTCGCGGCGATGTCTATAAATAA
- a CDS encoding PEP-CTERM sorting domain-containing protein (PEP-CTERM proteins occur, often in large numbers, in the proteomes of bacteria that also encode an exosortase, a predicted intramembrane cysteine proteinase. The presence of a PEP-CTERM domain at a protein's C-terminus predicts cleavage within the sorting domain, followed by covalent anchoring to some some component of the (usually Gram-negative) cell surface. Many PEP-CTERM proteins exhibit an unusual sequence composition that includes large numbers of potential glycosylation sites. Expression of one such protein has been shown restore the ability of a bacterium to form floc, a type of biofilm.) codes for MISRKQSENKVNALTKTLSSLGILAGVTIAATTLQATSASAATVVWTDWTSATTGTSGSATGTIGSITVNYTGDVYFAQTSGGTNYWDAPPGLPYINNSVVSNAPPASDIIALNTATTGLPTNKLTFSQPITNPIMAVNSMGNPGLSVSYTFNAPFNILSHNSTNPNNPAYWGYGQLSQSGNTLIGTEGTGAIQFIGTYSSIEFSVDQPETWHGFTVGKLEQVPEPGKQVPEPTSTLSFLALSTLGAASTLKRQLKSCKTSEKETTKVG; via the coding sequence ATGATAAGTAGAAAACAATCAGAAAACAAAGTTAATGCTCTTACAAAAACGCTGTCTTCTTTGGGCATCTTAGCTGGAGTAACTATTGCGGCAACAACCCTACAAGCAACATCAGCCAGTGCAGCAACAGTTGTTTGGACGGATTGGACATCAGCAACGACAGGTACAAGTGGATCAGCTACGGGAACCATTGGCTCCATCACAGTGAACTATACTGGGGATGTCTATTTTGCCCAAACATCAGGTGGAACCAACTACTGGGATGCCCCGCCAGGACTTCCTTATATTAACAACAGTGTGGTCAGTAATGCACCGCCAGCAAGTGACATAATTGCCTTAAATACTGCAACGACTGGTTTGCCAACAAATAAGTTGACTTTTTCCCAACCCATCACCAATCCAATCATGGCTGTTAATAGTATGGGAAACCCAGGTCTTTCCGTTAGCTATACTTTTAATGCACCGTTTAACATCCTTAGCCATAACAGTACTAATCCAAATAATCCTGCTTACTGGGGTTATGGGCAATTGTCACAATCAGGAAATACCTTAATTGGGACAGAGGGAACTGGAGCGATTCAGTTTATTGGAACCTATTCATCAATTGAATTTAGTGTTGATCAGCCTGAAACTTGGCATGGGTTTACAGTAGGTAAGCTAGAACAAGTCCCTGAACCAGGTAAACAAGTCCCTGAACCCACCTCCACCCTCAGCTTCCTAGCCCTCAGCACTCTCGGCGCAGCTTCAACCCTCAAGCGCCAACTAAAATCATGTAAAACCTCAGAAAAAGAAACCACAAAAGTAGGCTAA
- a CDS encoding HEAT repeat domain-containing protein, with translation MYDNEILDSSNSLDNPLDGSDPDKAAEIPPDPEEMLSLLTSAHLSERMIAARAFCELRDERAIAPLLEMLSDVCPLVRVSVAYALGRNPSLSAVEPLIDLLARDWNGYVRKGVVWALGNCGDPRAIEPLVHALKTDISAVRLWAASSLAQIAKVNYEDIITVLPPLIEGLRRDLIAAVRSNCAWSIGQLCRELPLNVIYATAIDALIEALVEDEDLGVKEDARGALLKVGDPRGLQLIEELELEGII, from the coding sequence ATGTACGACAATGAAATCCTAGATTCTAGCAACTCCTTAGATAATCCTCTCGATGGGAGCGATCCGGACAAAGCAGCGGAAATCCCCCCCGATCCCGAGGAAATGCTCTCATTGCTTACTTCTGCTCATCTGAGCGAGAGAATGATCGCCGCCCGGGCCTTTTGTGAATTGCGTGACGAAAGAGCGATCGCCCCCTTACTAGAGATGTTAAGCGATGTCTGTCCCCTAGTGCGTGTCAGTGTCGCCTACGCTTTGGGCAGAAATCCCAGTCTTAGCGCCGTGGAGCCTTTAATCGATCTACTGGCCAGAGATTGGAATGGTTACGTCAGAAAAGGAGTAGTTTGGGCCCTGGGTAACTGTGGTGATCCCAGAGCGATCGAGCCTTTGGTTCATGCTCTTAAAACTGATATTTCGGCGGTGCGATTATGGGCTGCCAGTAGTTTGGCCCAGATTGCCAAGGTCAATTATGAAGATATCATCACCGTCTTGCCGCCTTTAATTGAAGGATTGCGCCGAGATTTAATCGCGGCGGTGCGGAGTAATTGCGCTTGGTCGATCGGTCAATTATGCCGAGAATTGCCCTTAAATGTGATTTATGCCACGGCGATCGATGCTTTGATCGAGGCCTTGGTGGAAGATGAGGATTTAGGTGTCAAGGAAGATGCGAGGGGTGCTTTATTAAAAGTGGGCGACCCGAGAGGATTACAATTGATCGAGGAATTAGAGCTTGAAGGAATTATCTAA
- a CDS encoding sensor histidine kinase, whose product MEKQPSEIEIELDTQLKAEDSEQFLRSIFNSVQASIFVVDVLENRDFRYVGANPVHERWTGLRSSDIKGKTPEQILPPDDARSVRQHYSDCVRYGTTISYEQYLPFQNIPYWWLTTLTPLRDNNARIYRLVGTSTNITERKQAEEALRLQAEREQLLGVMQERIRQSLDLDRILQRTVKEVRQFLNCDRVLIYRLFPDHSGMIVVESHTPRINSVLGNSIEDPCFNLSPERLENYRRGRIQVIENVHNSGLDPCYRSLLTSLQVQANLVVPIICDNQLWGLLIAQNCQKTRSWQSQEIDLLKQLAIQVGIAIQQAELHQRVKCLNTALESEVQQRTAELQMTLKYEALIGRITEKIRDSLDENHILQTTTRELVQVLPVERAQIELYNPSRSQATIVHEYTTQEFICQGISRQISDFPEIYQPLLHKQILQFVDRLPLGNPQICRVNRCACPIFDDQGFLGNIWLIRPANQIFNALETNLIQHIATECAIAIRQARLYESSQAQVRELEKLERLKSEFLKTLSHELRTPITSIRLAVETLESLLEYQGIEIDPQDSIGQLLQILNIECQRQSKLVNDLLTLTYLDAETEPLAIETIDLLSWLPLLVEPFRTLTSERQQQLILDIDGDIPEINSNLCDIERIIAELLTNASKYTPEQGIIRVNVRRADEQILISVSNSGVEIAPEELSRIFAPFYRIPNQDPWRYSGTGLGLALVNKLIKPLNATIDVTSANAVTTFTLTLPI is encoded by the coding sequence ATGGAAAAGCAGCCATCAGAAATCGAGATCGAGCTAGATACACAGCTAAAAGCGGAGGATTCCGAGCAGTTTCTGCGTAGTATATTTAATTCCGTGCAAGCGTCGATTTTTGTAGTGGACGTGCTGGAAAATAGAGATTTTCGCTATGTGGGAGCAAACCCCGTTCATGAACGCTGGACAGGATTGCGCTCATCGGATATTAAAGGCAAAACTCCCGAACAAATCCTTCCCCCCGATGATGCGCGTAGTGTGCGGCAACACTATAGTGATTGTGTGCGTTACGGAACGACTATTTCCTACGAACAGTATTTACCTTTTCAAAATATACCCTACTGGTGGCTAACGACTTTAACACCCCTACGGGATAACAATGCGCGTATCTATCGTTTGGTGGGAACCAGTACCAATATCACCGAACGCAAACAGGCCGAAGAAGCTTTAAGATTACAAGCAGAACGAGAACAACTACTGGGGGTAATGCAGGAAAGAATCCGACAATCGTTGGATCTCGATCGCATTTTGCAAAGAACCGTTAAAGAGGTGCGACAATTCCTCAACTGCGATCGAGTGTTAATTTATCGTTTATTCCCCGATCATAGTGGCATGATTGTGGTGGAATCCCATACCCCGAGGATTAATTCTGTCTTGGGAAACAGCATCGAGGATCCCTGTTTTAATTTATCCCCAGAACGTCTGGAAAATTATCGTCGCGGGAGAATTCAAGTTATTGAAAATGTTCATAATTCGGGACTTGATCCCTGTTATCGCAGCTTACTCACCTCTTTGCAAGTACAGGCTAACTTGGTGGTGCCAATTATCTGCGATAACCAACTCTGGGGGTTACTAATTGCCCAAAATTGCCAAAAAACTCGCTCTTGGCAATCCCAAGAAATCGATCTGCTTAAACAATTAGCCATTCAAGTGGGAATTGCCATTCAACAAGCAGAACTACACCAACGGGTAAAATGCTTGAATACTGCCTTAGAATCGGAGGTTCAGCAAAGAACCGCCGAATTGCAGATGACTTTGAAGTATGAAGCATTAATCGGACGGATTACCGAAAAAATTCGCGATAGTCTCGATGAAAATCATATTTTGCAAACCACCACCAGGGAATTAGTCCAGGTTTTACCCGTAGAACGGGCCCAAATTGAGCTTTACAATCCCAGTCGCAGCCAAGCTACTATTGTCCACGAATACACCACTCAAGAGTTTATTTGTCAGGGAATTAGCCGTCAAATTAGCGATTTTCCTGAAATCTATCAACCGCTGCTGCACAAACAAATTTTACAATTTGTCGATCGTCTTCCCCTTGGCAATCCCCAAATCTGTCGTGTTAACCGTTGCGCTTGTCCCATCTTTGACGATCAGGGTTTTTTGGGCAATATTTGGCTAATTCGACCAGCTAATCAGATTTTTAACGCCTTAGAAACTAATTTGATTCAACATATTGCCACCGAATGTGCGATCGCTATTCGCCAGGCGCGACTCTACGAATCTTCCCAAGCACAAGTGAGGGAATTAGAAAAACTGGAAAGATTAAAAAGCGAATTCCTGAAAACCCTTTCCCATGAACTGCGAACCCCGATTACCAGCATTCGTCTAGCGGTGGAAACCCTAGAAAGTCTCCTAGAATATCAAGGGATCGAGATCGATCCACAGGATTCGATCGGTCAACTGTTGCAAATTCTTAACATTGAATGTCAGCGTCAGAGTAAGTTAGTTAATGATTTGTTGACTTTAACCTATCTAGATGCGGAAACTGAACCTCTGGCGATCGAAACAATCGACTTACTTTCTTGGCTACCCTTATTAGTGGAACCTTTTCGCACTCTCACCAGCGAGCGACAACAGCAGTTAATTTTAGATATAGATGGGGATATACCGGAGATTAACAGCAATCTTTGTGATATAGAACGCATCATAGCGGAATTACTGACCAATGCTTCTAAATATACCCCAGAACAAGGGATAATTAGGGTAAATGTCAGGCGTGCGGACGAGCAAATATTAATCAGTGTGAGTAATTCAGGAGTAGAAATCGCTCCAGAGGAATTATCAAGAATATTTGCTCCTTTTTATCGCATTCCTAACCAGGATCCCTGGCGCTACAGTGGCACAGGTTTAGGTTTAGCTTTAGTCAACAAACTGATTAAACCCCTGAATGCCACCATTGATGTCACCAGTGCCAATGCTGTCACCACTTTTACCCTCACCTTGCCAATCTAG
- a CDS encoding type II toxin-antitoxin system VapC family toxin, which translates to MALYFLDSSALVKRYISETGSVWVLGLFAAAFNNEIFIAAIAKVEIVAAITRRSRTGSISVTDATAIVHQLRKDSLQDYQVIEITESIIRAG; encoded by the coding sequence ATGGCACTTTATTTCTTAGATAGTAGTGCCTTGGTCAAGCGTTATATCAGCGAAACTGGTTCAGTGTGGGTATTGGGATTATTTGCTGCTGCTTTCAATAATGAAATATTTATTGCCGCAATCGCCAAGGTAGAAATTGTGGCTGCTATTACGCGACGATCCCGCACTGGAAGTATTAGCGTTACGGATGCAACAGCAATAGTTCATCAGTTGAGAAAGGATTCGCTTCAAGATTATCAAGTCATCGAAATTACCGAAAGTATAATTAGGGCTGGCTGA
- a CDS encoding slr1306 family protein — MTVRLGKPILVTGIGITIAFTLGETLNSRLSEIGSWGILGAIALGTGIWFWQKPNSKIDFPPPTPLSLEKVKQAISKAEKIINYLAKEDPNQDLTPLKTTLTQLNQEFGRQDLKIAITGARKTGKTALKKLLERVNFGESIAFLETEPLLTFDCTANQKKALAADLVLYLINGDLTDSEWQILQQFDRMHQRVILLLNKQDRLPVETREEILLSLKQRLKETIAAHHILAIAAAPEPLKVRQHQSNGEIKEWTEPQAIVIDNLDNHLRQLIEQEKSELVLGTIWRQALELAKETKQLLNQSRRKKALPVIEQYQWIAATATFANPLAALDLVLAAATNAQMLMDLGAIYQQKMSLEQAKTAMTTLGKMMVQLGMVEVTTQALGTILKGNAITYIAGGTVQGIGAAYLTRLAGLSLIEYFQEQEINEQLNNDWNWTSLQNKVKQVWEQNQRLAFLQDFVKQTSARWSAFSG; from the coding sequence ATGACGGTAAGATTGGGTAAACCGATTTTAGTGACGGGGATAGGCATTACCATCGCTTTCACCCTGGGGGAAACTCTCAATAGCAGACTGAGCGAAATCGGTTCCTGGGGTATTTTAGGTGCGATTGCTCTTGGTACTGGTATCTGGTTTTGGCAAAAACCCAACTCGAAAATCGATTTTCCCCCCCCCACTCCCCTGAGTCTAGAAAAGGTTAAACAAGCGATTAGCAAAGCCGAGAAGATAATTAATTATCTGGCCAAAGAAGACCCTAATCAAGACTTAACCCCACTCAAAACCACTTTAACCCAATTAAATCAAGAATTTGGTCGCCAAGATCTGAAAATTGCCATTACCGGTGCTAGAAAAACCGGTAAAACTGCCTTAAAAAAACTACTAGAAAGGGTCAACTTTGGGGAATCTATCGCTTTTCTGGAAACGGAACCGCTTCTAACTTTCGACTGCACCGCTAACCAGAAAAAAGCTCTGGCAGCCGACTTAGTTTTATATCTTATCAATGGGGATTTAACCGATTCCGAATGGCAAATCCTCCAGCAATTCGATCGAATGCACCAGCGTGTTATCCTGTTACTGAATAAACAGGATCGTTTACCCGTCGAAACCAGAGAAGAAATTCTCCTTTCCCTGAAACAAAGACTGAAAGAAACTATTGCTGCTCATCATATTTTAGCCATAGCCGCTGCCCCTGAACCCCTAAAAGTTCGTCAACATCAAAGCAATGGAGAAATCAAGGAATGGACGGAACCCCAAGCTATTGTTATTGATAATCTAGATAATCATCTCCGACAACTTATCGAACAAGAAAAGTCCGAATTAGTTCTTGGAACTATCTGGAGACAAGCGCTCGAATTGGCAAAGGAAACCAAACAATTACTCAATCAATCCCGACGCAAAAAGGCTTTACCTGTTATCGAACAATACCAATGGATAGCCGCTACTGCCACTTTTGCTAATCCTCTCGCGGCCCTAGATTTAGTTTTAGCGGCGGCCACTAACGCTCAAATGTTAATGGATTTAGGGGCAATTTATCAACAAAAAATGTCCCTTGAACAAGCAAAAACAGCCATGACTACCCTAGGGAAAATGATGGTACAATTGGGCATGGTAGAGGTGACAACTCAGGCATTAGGAACAATTCTCAAGGGAAATGCGATTACTTATATTGCTGGTGGTACAGTGCAAGGAATTGGAGCAGCCTATCTAACTCGTTTAGCTGGTTTAAGTTTAATTGAATATTTCCAAGAACAGGAAATTAACGAGCAACTGAATAATGATTGGAATTGGACGAGTTTGCAGAATAAAGTTAAACAGGTCTGGGAACAAAATCAACGCCTAGCATTTTTACAGGATTTTGTCAAGCAAACGAGCGCTCGTTGGTCGGCATTTTCTGGTTAA
- the miaB gene encoding tRNA (N6-isopentenyl adenosine(37)-C2)-methylthiotransferase MiaB — MNKSPRRYHITTFGCQMNKADSERMAGILEDLGFQWSEDANEADLILYNTCTIRDNAEQKVYSYLGRQAKRKQTQPDLTLIVAGCVAQQEGEQLLRRVPEVDLIIGPQHANRLGDLLQQVFDGSQVVATEPIHIMEDITKPRRDSNITAWVNVIYGCNERCTYCVVPGVRGVEQSRTPAAIRAEMEQLGQQGYQEITLLGQNIDAYGRDLPGVTASGRHLHNFTDLLYYIHDVAGIERLRFATSHPRYFTERLIKACQELPKVCEHFHIPFQSGDNDILKAMKRGYTHEKYRQIIANIRDLMPDAAISADAIVGFPGETEAQFENTLKLVDEIGFDQLNTAAYSPRPGTPAAIWDNQLSEQVKSDRLQRLNHLVATKAAERSQRYLGRIEEILVEDVNPKDAGQVMGRTRGNRLTFFTGDIEELRGTFVKVKITEVRPFSLTGVIC, encoded by the coding sequence ATGAATAAGTCCCCACGTCGTTACCATATCACCACCTTTGGTTGTCAGATGAATAAAGCTGACTCCGAACGCATGGCGGGTATTTTAGAAGATTTGGGGTTTCAATGGTCTGAGGATGCCAACGAAGCCGATTTAATCCTCTACAATACCTGTACAATTCGCGATAATGCCGAACAGAAGGTGTATTCCTATCTCGGTAGACAGGCTAAACGCAAACAAACTCAACCCGATCTTACTTTAATTGTCGCTGGCTGCGTGGCCCAACAGGAAGGGGAACAATTATTAAGACGGGTTCCCGAAGTGGATTTAATTATCGGTCCCCAACACGCAAACCGCTTGGGAGACTTATTACAACAAGTTTTTGACGGTTCCCAGGTGGTGGCCACCGAACCCATCCACATCATGGAAGATATCACCAAACCGCGCCGGGATAGTAATATTACCGCTTGGGTGAACGTCATCTATGGTTGTAATGAACGCTGTACCTATTGTGTGGTTCCGGGGGTGCGCGGGGTGGAACAATCTCGCACTCCTGCGGCAATTCGAGCAGAAATGGAACAATTAGGACAACAGGGTTATCAAGAAATCACCCTTTTAGGTCAAAATATCGATGCCTACGGACGGGATTTACCCGGAGTGACGGCAAGCGGCCGACATTTGCACAATTTCACCGATTTACTCTACTACATTCACGATGTGGCCGGCATTGAACGTCTCCGTTTTGCCACCAGTCACCCCCGCTATTTTACCGAACGTTTGATTAAAGCTTGTCAGGAATTACCTAAAGTTTGTGAACATTTTCATATCCCTTTTCAATCGGGGGATAATGATATCCTCAAGGCCATGAAACGGGGCTATACTCACGAAAAATACCGACAGATTATTGCTAATATTCGCGATTTAATGCCGGATGCTGCCATTAGTGCCGATGCGATTGTTGGATTCCCCGGAGAAACAGAGGCACAGTTCGAGAATACTTTAAAATTAGTCGATGAGATTGGTTTTGATCAATTAAATACGGCTGCCTATTCTCCCCGTCCCGGCACTCCGGCCGCTATTTGGGATAATCAATTAAGTGAGCAGGTAAAAAGCGATCGCTTACAAAGATTAAATCATTTAGTGGCCACAAAAGCTGCTGAACGTTCTCAAAGATATTTAGGCAGAATTGAGGAAATTTTAGTGGAAGACGTTAACCCTAAAGATGCTGGTCAAGTTATGGGAAGAACTAGAGGCAATCGCTTAACTTTCTTTACTGGAGATATTGAGGAATTGCGAGGCACATTTGTTAAGGTTAAAATTACCGAAGTCCGTCCCTTTAGTTTGACGGGAGTGATATGTTAA
- a CDS encoding DUF2358 domain-containing protein has translation MDIIAILQQDYQRFPLDQTYDIYADNVYFQDPLNQFRGIKRYREMIGFMSQWFQAIKMDVHAIEQQGNIINTRWTLQWTTPLPWRPRIAISGRSQLTLDDNNLIISHIDYWDCSRWDVLRQHLAFPGS, from the coding sequence ATGGATATTATCGCTATTTTGCAGCAAGATTATCAAAGATTTCCCCTCGATCAAACCTATGACATTTATGCTGATAACGTTTATTTTCAAGACCCTCTCAATCAATTTCGGGGGATTAAACGCTATCGGGAAATGATTGGTTTTATGAGTCAATGGTTCCAAGCTATCAAGATGGATGTCCACGCAATTGAACAGCAGGGAAATATTATTAATACCCGTTGGACATTGCAGTGGACAACCCCTTTACCTTGGCGGCCCCGCATCGCTATTTCTGGACGCAGCCAATTAACTCTCGATGACAATAATCTGATTATTTCTCATATCGATTATTGGGATTGTTCGCGCTGGGATGTGCTACGTCAGCATTTAGCTTTTCCCGGTTCTTAA
- the rpsR gene encoding 30S ribosomal protein S18, with translation MSYYRKRLSPISPSQPIDYKDTELLRKFITERGKLLPRRITGLTSKQQRDLTEAVKRARLMALLPFVNQEA, from the coding sequence ATGAGCTACTATCGTAAACGTCTCTCCCCCATCTCCCCCAGTCAACCGATTGACTACAAAGACACCGAACTCCTCCGCAAATTCATCACCGAACGCGGCAAACTTCTACCTAGACGCATCACTGGTTTAACTTCTAAACAACAGCGAGATTTAACTGAAGCGGTGAAACGGGCCCGTTTAATGGCTTTATTGCCTTTTGTCAACCAAGAAGCCTAA
- a CDS encoding type II toxin-antitoxin system VapC family toxin, with product MTQYLLDTNILLRAADPSSATYSLANNVITQIVETANECVIIPQVLIEFWVVATRPLDVNGLGWTPAQATNYVNDLLDNFTLIAETPDIFPLWFQLVTIYNIKGKRTHDIRLLAVMKASNIPHLLTFNPDDFIPIPNITIVHPQDFINSQ from the coding sequence ATGACTCAATATTTACTGGATACTAACATTTTGCTTCGGGCGGCTGATCCGTCTTCAGCAACTTATTCTCTTGCTAATAATGTAATTACTCAAATCGTTGAAACAGCTAATGAATGTGTTATTATTCCTCAAGTTTTAATTGAATTTTGGGTAGTTGCAACCCGACCCCTTGATGTTAATGGTTTAGGTTGGACTCCAGCACAAGCTACAAATTATGTCAATGATTTATTAGATAACTTTACATTAATTGCAGAAACCCCGGATATTTTTCCCCTTTGGTTTCAATTAGTCACCATCTACAACATTAAAGGAAAACGCACCCATGATATTAGGCTTCTTGCTGTCATGAAAGCTTCTAACATTCCCCATTTATTAACCTTTAATCCTGATGACTTTATCCCTATTCCCAATATTACCATCGTTCATCCGCAAGATTTCATTAATTCCCAATAA